The genome window TCATCTAATGTACGTGGTTGACTTTCAACAAGAGCTCTACTGATTTTAGCGAGCTCATTATTATCTACATCTTTTAGTTGTCGTCCAAAACTAGCTTTTAAAGTCCGATCTAAAACAGGTTGAATTAAAGGACGGAGCGCCAAACAATCACGCTTGGTGACAAGAAAGATAGTAGAACGCATAAGTGCAATGCGTACAGCATTGCGATTCAACAATAATTGAGATAATGTCTCATGTTTAAAGTTCTCTAGTCTGGTCCACAAACTTACATAAGGTGAATTTGGTGTTTGAGACTGCATTCCGATTAAATGTTCAAGGGCATCCGGAGTAGACATGTTGGATCGTTTTATAAGAAGCTGCCGGGCTAAAAGTGTTCGGTTTAGAGCACGTGAACTCAATACTCTGCTTGGGCTATCGTGATTATGATTTGATTTCATCGTCTATCATCCATTTCCTTCATCGTTAATGATGATTACGAGCACATCTCACAAAAATCTTCTTTATTTTGAATATAGAAATAATCCAAAATCCTGCATAACAGAGGTATGACCAATTTGCCGCAGCATGGTAGCTATATTCCCACGGTGATATGATCCGTGTGTGACGACATGTAGTATGGTTTCAGAAACCGTCGTTTCCAGGAGACCAGCATATGGATTATCAACTTCAAACACTGCTTCATAATCTTGTTGACTACTTAAAAAGTCTTTATATCGTTTAGATAAATCATAAAAACCAGCTTCCATTTCCTCTATATTTTTTGTTTCCAGCTGTTCGTTCAATTGATGTGTAAGTGCCATTGCATCACTCATGCTTTTACCAGAAATAATTTCGAGCCAGGCTAAATCTGTGAGGTATATATGTGCCATTGTTTTTGCCACCGAAGAAAAACCACTCTTAACTTCCATATGAAAAATGTCTTGCGGCAGTTCTTTTAAGCGATTTAAAATAACTTCATTTGCCCATAAGTGGTAGTCGTACATTTTTAAGACAGAATGATCCATGATTATTTCCCCTCCCATTTTCACTTTAATAAGTAGCTGATGCTACATAACTAATTACGAATTACCAAAAGATTACATCAATATGATTTATTCTGTTTTTAATTTAAAAAACCTCTATTAACTTCAGAAAAAAACATTCTCTATCTTCCACGATTTACTGATCGAATTAGCATGCAAAAACCCTTCCCTTTTGTCTAATAAAAAGGTGTAAATCTCCTATTTAAGAAATAAACCCGAATGCGGAATAAAAATTTTTACTCTTTATCGTTCTTAAAATAATGAACTGGCCGAAGCTCAACGCGCCATCCAAGGGTTTGTCTTGATCGACGGCTGCATAGAAGAAACTCCCATGGATCGATACAATGTCCACTTCATCCGCGGGAACATTAATGAAGTATGGGGGCGGTTCTGGCGTTTCATTCCTCAAATACAATAGAAACATGATAACCGCCCCCGTGTTTTCCTCAAAATAATACATATTTTTAAAGGATTTATTGGCCATTTTATCGAAATGAAAACAAGAACACTAGTTACATAGAAGGTAAAAGATATGATATGAACGAAAGTACAAAATTAAATTATAAATAAATCCAAGGGGCGAAATTTATGAACAACATTACGAAAATGAAAATATTGAAGCCTGTTAATGAATTGTTTGAAGCTTTAGTTGACCCTTCAAAAATAGGTAACTTTTGGTTCACGTCGAGTTCCGAAAGATGGGAACAAGGTAAGACAATTACACTTAAATATGATGAATATAATGCTCAAGGCGATATAAAAATAACAGAAATCGAGTTAAATAAGAAAATCGCCTTTTATTGGGGTGCGAATGAGGAAGGGAATAAAGTTACGATTACCTTGAATGAATTAGGTAATTCTGAAAGTATCATTGAAATCAACGAAGAAGGTTTTAACGAAAATGAAGACAATATAATAAATCAATTGTTAGATACTAAAGAGGGCTGGGTTTATATGTTGACCTGTTTGAAGGGTTATTTAGAATATGGCGTTAATTTGAGGGCTTCATTAGTTAAGTAAAATTATTAAGGGGCAGGAAAGCTGTTTTGATGCATTTTCATCTTGCTTTAAAGGCGATATTTTGAAAAATTGCTTAAAGTAAAGGATGCTTTACGTTAGAAGGCGACGGTTCTGGCAATTCCTCTCTCATTAGAGATTGATGCACGAGAATCGTTCCCTGCTTACTTCCACTCAACTGAGATTTTCACCAAACTGCTCTTCAGAGATTACTTGCAGCGCGTATCGTCTGAGTAAAGCCGTTGTCACTCCATTTCCCGCAGTTTTCTTCCCATTGAATTCACCATTATAAATAGCTGAACTTCCACAAGATGGGCTATTCTCTTTAAGGACAATGATTGTCGCTTTCACTTCTTTCGCTTTTCTTAAAGTAGCATTGGCCCCTTTTATGTATAGTTCCGTCACATCTTTACCTGTCTTATCGATTACTTTAGCTTTTCCATCCAATACATCTTCCCCGCTTCGGTTTACGATCTCAGCAGGTTCTCTCGGTGTGGAAAATCCGCCAAGCAGTTCGGGGCAAACTGGAATTGCCTTATTTTCTTATATAAGTTTCCGGATCTTCTGGTCTAAACAGTCGGTACACGTTATACGTCTATACGTTACTAACCCTGCTCCCCTGCCATTTGTAAGAATAATCCGTATATTGTGTTACTATTTATATACATTCTTATTTAAGTGTACTTCTATATGCTGATAACTTAGCAGCTAATAATTTCATTTGTCCATAAAGGGAGGATTTATCATGGATACAACACAACTAAATAGCGCAGCTTGGGATAAGAAGGTTGAAGAGGGTTCTAGATACACCCAAGCTGTAAGCAGTGAAATAATTAAAAAAAGTAAATCTGGTGAATGGGAAATCACTGTCACTACTGAAAAATCAGTTCCGAGGAATTGGTTTCCGAAATCTTTAGAAGGATTGAAAATTCTTTGTTTAGCATCTGGTGGAGGGCAGCAAGCTCCAGTGTTAGCTGCGGCTGGAGCTGATGTAACCGTTACTGATATCTCTAAAAAACAATTAGAACAGGATGAAATTGTAGCTAAACGTGATGGTTTAACTTTAAAAACGGTTCAAGGCGATATGTCGGATCTTAGCGACTTTGAAAATGAATATTTTGATATTGTCATTAATCCCGTTTCTAATTTATTTGTAAAAGATGTTCGCCCTGTATGGAATGAAATTTCAAGGGTTTTAAAAAACAAGGGCATTTTAATAGCTGGATTCACAAATCCTTTATTATGGATTTTTGATGATAATCAAGAGAGATTAGGTATTCTTGATGTGAAACATTCCATCCCATCATCTACATTAGATTATTTGCCAGAAGATGAAGTTCAAGACTATATGAATTCTAATCAAACAATAGAATATGCACATACATTGGAAGATCAAATTCAAGGACAGATAGACGCAGGATTTGTTATTTCAGGTTTTTATGAAGATGATTTTGGCGGCACAAGAATTTTAGACAAACATATTAAAACTTTTATTGCTACAAGAGCAATAAAGCTACAGATCGATTAAGGGTGGTTTTTTGAAAAGAACAGATTAACTGGTGAAGGGCTTGGAAGGTATCCAAGCTCTTTTGCATTTTACTTTGAAGCAAGGAGACGGTTCTGGAGCTTTCTCTCACATGTGAAAAAGAAGAAGGAGAACCTTCCCCCTGCTTCCGCTATTCTTTTCCTCTTTTTTTCTCAATAAAAATCCAAGTATAGTAGAATGCCCAAAAAACTAGGGCTGCTAGTATTACATAATGTTTTTGACCCGAAGGAAGATAAATGGCCATGAGGAGGGCGATAAGAATAAATGGGGGTAAAAGTATCGTGTATTTTTTCCAGTGCATACTATTTTCACTCCTTTATCCATTCTCATTTTACCACAAAATTACAGTCTATATATTTATGTCAAATACCACAGGTTGAACCATCCGCGTGTTTCCCCTACTTTCATTTACGGGTATTATCCTTGTAGGTAAAGCGAATTTATCAACCCAACTGCTTATGCTAGGATAAAAATATAATTCTTTTGATCGGGGGTGGTGTCCATTTACATTATTATCGAAGTTGTCCGGCGCATCCAGAATACCGTCAGACACCTCATCATTTTCCCAAAAATCATAACCGTCATGCTGTCGGTCATTCTGCTGCTCGGGTACCTGGAGTATTTTTTCGAAAAAGGGCACTCCCCTTATTTCCACTCTTGGTGGGATGGCATTTGGTTTGCCGTCATTACGAGCGCTACGGTTGGCTATGGGGACAAGTATCCCGTCACCCCGCAAGGACAGGCGATCGCCATTGCCATGATTGTCCTCGGGGGCAGTCTGCTTGCCGTCCTTCTGGCCAATATCGGCGGGACGCTGGCGCTGAGAATAAGTCGAAAGGAGCGAGGACTTTTGAGTGCAAAACATATGAAAGACCACGTTGTCATCTGCCACTGGAATCAGCAGGCGAAATCAGCCATCATCGATTATAAGAAGCGTCACCATGGCGTCAAGTTTGTCTTGATCGACGGCTACATAGAAGAGAATCCCATGGATCGATACAATGTTCACTTCATCCGCGGAAACTTTAATGAAGATGAAACGCTGATGAAAGCGAACATCGAGCATGCGAAGACCGTCCTAATCTTCGGCGACAAACGGATAGACGAGAATACCGCAGATGCCAAAGCCATGAAAGCCATTTTGGCCATCAAGCACCTCAATCCCGATGCACACGTCATCGTCGAATCCTTATCCGGCGATATCCGCTCTCTCAAACGGGTAGGAGCCGACGAAGTGATTGATACGGGTGAAATCAACGGCAGGCTTCTGGTCCAGAGCTCCACTTCCATCGGGATTTCCGAAGTCATCCAAGAGTTATTAGCCCACGAAACGAACAACGATTTCTTCGAGACGCCTGTCCCGCGTAGATATGTAGGCTGGCCATTTGGCGAATTGGCCCAGGAACTGCGGCAGCGCGGCGTCAACCTCATTGCCATCCGCAATGACCAGACCCGACTCAATCCTCCGTATGACATGAAAGTCACGGATGAATGCAAGCTTATTTATATTTCTGAGAAACAGATTTAGGTCAGCCTGGGTTTTTTCAGTTTAAAAAATAATGAATACCAATTCCTTTGGATTACAATTCGCGCAGCGTTTTGTAGTCTTTTTTTATGGAATTACAGTGCTTGCATTATGCAACCTTTTTAGTTTACTTTTCTCCAAAAACAGCAACAGTATGAAATTTTCTTGAATTAGGTCCTTTTAAAATTTTTATATCTTTAAAACCCATTTGTAACATTAAAGGGATTAACTTTTCTTCTAACATATTTTGTATCCCGGTCCACGTTTCACCATTTTTACCGTTACAAAGAGTTATTGTTACGGTTCCATTTGGCTTTAAAACCCTATAAATTTCAGAAATAGTCTCCGGAGTAATGTCCCAAAAATATATAGAATGGATACTAAATACTCTGGTAAACAACTCATTGTCCAGGGGGATGTCGCTTACGCTGCCTAAAAGTAATTTAGCTGTACCTTCCCGTATTGCTCGTCTATTTCTTATTCTAGCTGATCGAAGGATGGATTTTGATATGTCCAACCCTACTACAAATTGGACATTAGGTTGGGCAAGTATATTTTCCATTGCATATCCAGCCCCACATCCGATTTCTAATACCCTTTCTTCTTTTTTTAATTTTAATAAATTGATTGTCCATAATGTCTCTCGACGGTGTTGCAAAACCATCTTTTCTCCAACAAATAAACCTAAGATGCCCCTCGGCGATTGATATTGAATATCAATAAATTCTTTAATTCTTTGTTTTAAATCCATACTTAATCTCCCATTCATAATACTAATAAAAAAATTATAGTACAGATAAGTTATTAAACAATATAATATTAGTTATAGTTACTATAGATATTTTTTATGGATGATAAGGAGATATCAAATTGGACATTAATCAATTAAAGGCATTCGAACACGTAGTTAGATTGGGGAGTTTTAGTAAAGCAGCAAGATACCTAAACCTATCTCAACCTACAGTTAGTATTAGAATACAAGGGCTGGAAAAGGAGGTTGGCGGCGGTCTATTTTACCGCGTAGGAAAAAGAGTAGAACTTACTGATATTGGGAAGGGCTTCTTGCCATATGCAAGACAAGCTATGGAGATTTTAGCAAAAGGTGTTGAAAGAGCGCAGCTTATGCAAGAGGGAAAAGTAGGTCATATTTCAATTGGAACTATCCCCTCTTTTACTTCTGGAATCTTTAGTTCAGTAGTTGCTTACCTCTATAAAAATTACCCTGATATAAAACTAGAAATACATACTGGTCATAATCAGCAAATCATTGAAATGCTTTATGATGGTTTTATTAAAATAGGATTCATGACAAAGCCTTATTTTAATACGGATATTAAGAATATTCATACATTCAAGGAGTCACTTGTATTAGTTGCTCATCATTCACATCCTATTACATCGTCAAATAATAGAAACCTTAGTTTTTCTGATGTCCTAAAAGGGAGCAAACCCTATATAATTGTGGATTGGAGTGAGGAAAGCAAACATTGGCAAAAATCCATGCTTAACCCTAAAATTGATTATTTAGAATTACCTCCTACCACAGCATTGGACTTAGTTCTTTCTAATAATGGAGTAGCACTTTTAACAGAATCAATGGTTACTGAGCTGTTAGAAGAAAAAAAATTAGTCAAACTGCAACCAACTGATATTCCGACTTTATATCGTGAAATTGCCCTGGTGAGCTTAGAAACAGAGCTTAACTTATCTTCAACAGCAATGAGGTTTATTAATGCTTTTAGGAACAATAAAATAAGCAAGTAAATTTATTGGAGTACAGAGGAATCCATAGCTGTTAAAGAAACGTAAAAACTCTGGGACGGTTCCGACGTTTCATTCTTCATTTCTCATAGAAACACGAGGACCGCCCCATGTTTCCCGAATTCGGGAGCCGTTTCATAGGAAATACGTGTTCAAAATGCAATTTCTACTGTTTATCACCAAAAAAAAAGACAGTTTATGAAGTTTTTACTTCCTTACTGTCTGCTTAATCTCTCTATTTCAGATTCAACTATTTTCTCTGTATAAGCACCTAAACTTTCAATCAAGTTTTGATGTAACTTTTGTTGCCCTGCTTCTAACCTTGCTTGGCCCGTTTTTAGTTCCCCGATTTCTGTCTTTATACCTTTCAGCTCACTTAAAATCTGTTTCAATATATCCTCCATAAACCCACCTCCGCTCATAATACTAAATTAATTATATCATCTATATACTATGAAAATAATGTATAACACGGGGACAGTTCCGGCGTTTCATTCTTCATTTCTAATAGAAACGCGAGAACCGCACCGTGTTTCTTCAAAAACAAGGAGGATTTTTATGGATAACAATCTGAATCATTCATTCGAATTTACGCGAGTATTCGATGCCCCTCGCGAACTTGTTTTCAAAGCATGGACAGAGACTATACATTTCTCGAAATGGTGGGGGCCAAAAGAGTTCACCCTCAAAGTCGTTATAATGAATGCTCGATCAGGTGGCAGGTTTTTAGGTTTTCTGACGTCTACTGACGGAAATCGAGTTATGTGGAGAAAATTTACATACCAAGAGGTTATCGAACCGGAAAAAGTGTCTTTTATCCAATCTTTTTCCGATGAACAAGGCAATACGGTCGAAGCGCCTTTTAGTGGGAGCTGGCCACTTGAAATTATGAATGTCATCACGCTTGAAGAAGACGAAGGCAAAACTGTTTTAAAACTGAAAGGCTTTCCTGTGGACGCTTCCGCTGAGGAACAAGAATCATACAACAGTATGGCTCCAATGCTTCAAAAAGATCTTGAAGGTACTTTCGATAAAATCGCAGACTATCTTGTCTCCCTGAAATAGAAGGCAATATAAAACGCTCAAGTTTTTTGAGCGTTTTTGTTCCGATTAGCTTGAAATATGTCGAAAACAAATTTTTTGAAAAAGTTACGATAATGTCAATTATTACTTTTGCTTTCCAAGTGTTTTTTAACATCAATAATTGCTTTAATGATCGTTCCTATCAAAATTACGTATAAAGCAGTGGTTAATATGCTATAAAAAATTCCTGGTT of Falsibacillus pallidus contains these proteins:
- a CDS encoding SRPBCC domain-containing protein, which translates into the protein MDNNLNHSFEFTRVFDAPRELVFKAWTETIHFSKWWGPKEFTLKVVIMNARSGGRFLGFLTSTDGNRVMWRKFTYQEVIEPEKVSFIQSFSDEQGNTVEAPFSGSWPLEIMNVITLEEDEGKTVLKLKGFPVDASAEEQESYNSMAPMLQKDLEGTFDKIADYLVSLK
- a CDS encoding potassium channel family protein, which encodes MSIYIIIEVVRRIQNTVRHLIIFPKIITVMLSVILLLGYLEYFFEKGHSPYFHSWWDGIWFAVITSATVGYGDKYPVTPQGQAIAIAMIVLGGSLLAVLLANIGGTLALRISRKERGLLSAKHMKDHVVICHWNQQAKSAIIDYKKRHHGVKFVLIDGYIEENPMDRYNVHFIRGNFNEDETLMKANIEHAKTVLIFGDKRIDENTADAKAMKAILAIKHLNPDAHVIVESLSGDIRSLKRVGADEVIDTGEINGRLLVQSSTSIGISEVIQELLAHETNNDFFETPVPRRYVGWPFGELAQELRQRGVNLIAIRNDQTRLNPPYDMKVTDECKLIYISEKQI
- a CDS encoding class I SAM-dependent methyltransferase encodes the protein MDLKQRIKEFIDIQYQSPRGILGLFVGEKMVLQHRRETLWTINLLKLKKEERVLEIGCGAGYAMENILAQPNVQFVVGLDISKSILRSARIRNRRAIREGTAKLLLGSVSDIPLDNELFTRVFSIHSIYFWDITPETISEIYRVLKPNGTVTITLCNGKNGETWTGIQNMLEEKLIPLMLQMGFKDIKILKGPNSRKFHTVAVFGEK
- a CDS encoding class I SAM-dependent methyltransferase encodes the protein MDTTQLNSAAWDKKVEEGSRYTQAVSSEIIKKSKSGEWEITVTTEKSVPRNWFPKSLEGLKILCLASGGGQQAPVLAAAGADVTVTDISKKQLEQDEIVAKRDGLTLKTVQGDMSDLSDFENEYFDIVINPVSNLFVKDVRPVWNEISRVLKNKGILIAGFTNPLLWIFDDNQERLGILDVKHSIPSSTLDYLPEDEVQDYMNSNQTIEYAHTLEDQIQGQIDAGFVISGFYEDDFGGTRILDKHIKTFIATRAIKLQID
- a CDS encoding LysR family transcriptional regulator, which translates into the protein MDINQLKAFEHVVRLGSFSKAARYLNLSQPTVSIRIQGLEKEVGGGLFYRVGKRVELTDIGKGFLPYARQAMEILAKGVERAQLMQEGKVGHISIGTIPSFTSGIFSSVVAYLYKNYPDIKLEIHTGHNQQIIEMLYDGFIKIGFMTKPYFNTDIKNIHTFKESLVLVAHHSHPITSSNNRNLSFSDVLKGSKPYIIVDWSEESKHWQKSMLNPKIDYLELPPTTALDLVLSNNGVALLTESMVTELLEEKKLVKLQPTDIPTLYREIALVSLETELNLSSTAMRFINAFRNNKISK
- a CDS encoding DinB family protein → MDHSVLKMYDYHLWANEVILNRLKELPQDIFHMEVKSGFSSVAKTMAHIYLTDLAWLEIISGKSMSDAMALTHQLNEQLETKNIEEMEAGFYDLSKRYKDFLSSQQDYEAVFEVDNPYAGLLETTVSETILHVVTHGSYHRGNIATMLRQIGHTSVMQDFGLFLYSK
- a CDS encoding SRPBCC family protein, whose protein sequence is MNNITKMKILKPVNELFEALVDPSKIGNFWFTSSSERWEQGKTITLKYDEYNAQGDIKITEIELNKKIAFYWGANEEGNKVTITLNELGNSESIIEINEEGFNENEDNIINQLLDTKEGWVYMLTCLKGYLEYGVNLRASLVK